Sequence from the Candidatus Thioglobus sp. NP1 genome:
GTTATAACATGGAGTTTGTTGATACAGTGAATGACGACGACACACTATTTGATGATAAGGGTGTCAAGGTCATTGTTGATGCTAAAAGCCTAATATATATAGATGGTACTGAGGTTGACTACCAAAAAGAAGGGCTTAATGAGGGCTTTGAATTTAACAACCCTAATTCTAAGGCTGAATGTGGTTGCGGTGAATCATTCACCGTATAGATAGTTCTTAACAGCTCTTGAGGGACTAGCTTGATGCAAAATTATTTTGAGTTATTTGATCTTGAAACCTCTTTTTTTATTGATGAAGTCGCTTTAAAAGAAGCATATAGAAAAGAAATCTCCAGATTTCATCCTGATCAGTATGCAACCAAAAGTGAATCTGAAAAACTTCAGGCACTACAAAATACTTCTCTACTAAACTCAGCATTTAAAGCTTTAAAAAGCTCTCTAAATAGGGCTGAATATCTACTTAAACTTCAAGGTGTTGACCCTTTTGATGAAAAAGATACAGTAATGGATGAACATTTCTTGTTATCACAGATTGATCTTAGAGAAGAGCTTGAGGCTATTAAGGAGTCTAAAGATAGCCTTGGTTTGGATGATTTTACTGAGAATATCAAACTTAAGATTGATGAAAAATCTCAATCAATCTATAGTGCTTTTGAGAAAAATAGTGACGCAATGCATATTAAAAAAGATGTCAGAGAGTTAAAGTTTTTTGACCAGCTTTATAATCAGGCTAATAGCTTGATGGATCAATGGTTATAGGGGCTAGATAGATGGCATTATTGCAAATTTCAGAACCCGGACAATCAACTGCTCCCCATCATCATAATTTAGCATGCGGAATTGATTTAGGCACAACTAATTCACTAGTTGCTAGTGTAATAAGTGGGGAGACTCAGCTTATTCTGGATAAAAATAATGAGGCCATGCTTCCCTCAGTAGTTCATTGTGGTCAAAGCAAATTAACGATAGGCAAAAAGGCCATTAAATTTGCTTTAAGTGATCCAACAAATACTATTTTCTCAATCAAGCGCTTTATGGGGATCAGTTATAGTGAGGCTGATAATATTGAAAACCTCCCATATAATTTGATTGATTCTGGTGGAAATTTTTCATTCCAAACATCCAGAGGTAAACTCTCAGCCATAGAAATTTCTGC
This genomic interval carries:
- the hscB gene encoding Fe-S protein assembly co-chaperone HscB; translation: MQNYFELFDLETSFFIDEVALKEAYRKEISRFHPDQYATKSESEKLQALQNTSLLNSAFKALKSSLNRAEYLLKLQGVDPFDEKDTVMDEHFLLSQIDLREELEAIKESKDSLGLDDFTENIKLKIDEKSQSIYSAFEKNSDAMHIKKDVRELKFFDQLYNQANSLMDQWL
- the iscA gene encoding iron-sulfur cluster assembly protein IscA, giving the protein MAITLTEKAAKRMSDYLSNRGSGVGVRLSVQTTGCSGLGYNMEFVDTVNDDDTLFDDKGVKVIVDAKSLIYIDGTEVDYQKEGLNEGFEFNNPNSKAECGCGESFTV